The proteins below are encoded in one region of Saccopteryx leptura isolate mSacLep1 chromosome 1, mSacLep1_pri_phased_curated, whole genome shotgun sequence:
- the LOC136387720 gene encoding saoe class I histocompatibility antigen, A alpha chain-like isoform X1: MGSPTFFLLLSGVLTPTWADRGPGTTPPRVTVLSPSPSPGPHSLRYFITAVSRPGRAEPRYIDVGYVDDREFVRFDSDAASPRVEPRAPWMEQPWVEQEHPQYWDRSTRNSKSHQQIFREYLIVLRGYYNQSEDGSHTLQGMSGCEVAEDRRLLREYSQFAYDGTDYLALNEDLRSWTAADAAAQITRRRWEEIGEAERFRSYLEGECVEWLRLYLEKGKETLQRADPPKAHVTHHPISDCEVTLRCWALGFYPADITLTWQRDGQDLTQDMELVETRPVGDGSFQKWAAVGVHPGEEQSYTCHVQHKGLPEPLTLRWGPPQATIPTVDTVAVLVLLGAVVTGAVVGAVMWRRRRSGGRGGSYAQAPSSASAQGSGVSLTASKA; encoded by the exons ATGGGGTCCCCAACCTTCTTCCTGCTGCTCTCGGGGGTCCTGACCCCGACCTGGGCCG ACCGCGGACCTGGAACCACGCCTCCAAGGGTCACGGTTCTCagcccctccccgtccccaggtCCCCACTCCCTGAGATATTTCATCACCGCCGTGTCCCGGCCCGGCCGCGCGGAGCCCCGGTACATCGATGTCGGCTACGTGGACGACAGGGAGTTCGTGCGGTTCGACAGCGACGCCGCGAGCCCGAGGGTGGAGCCGCGGGCGCCGTGGATGGAGCAGCCGTGGGTGGAGCAGGAGCACCCGCAGTATTGGGACCGGAGCACGCGGAACTCCAAGAGCCACCAACAGATTTTCCGAGAGTACCTGATCGTCCTGCGCGGCTACTACAACCAGAGCGAGGACG GGTCTCACACCCTCCAGGGGATGTCTGGTTGCGAAGTGGCCGAGGACCGGCGCCTCCTCCGCGAGTACAGTCAGTTCGCCTACGACGGTACCGACTATCTCGCCCTGAACGAGGACCTGCGCTCCTGGACGGCGGCCGACGCGGCGGCTCAGATCACCCGGCGCAGGTGGGAGGAGATCGGTGAGGCTGAGCGCTTCAGGAGCTACCTGGAGGGGGAGTGCGTGGAGTGGCTCCGCCTTTacctggaaaaggggaaggagacgctGCAGCGCGCAG ACCCCCCAAAGGCACACGTGacccaccaccccatctctgactgtgaggtcaccctgaggtgctgggccctgggcttctaCCCTGCGGACATCACCCTGACCTGGCAGCGTGATGGGCAGGACCTGACCCAGGACATGGAGCTTGTGGAGACCAGGCCTGTGGGGGACGGGAGCTTCCAGAAGTGGGCGGCCGTGGGGGTGCAccctggagaggagcagagctacACGTGCCATGTGCAGCACAAGGGGCTGCCTGAGCCCCTGAccctgagatggg gGCCTCCTCAGGCCACCATCCCCACTGTGGACACCGTTGCTGTCCTGGTCCTCCTTGGAGCTGTGGTCACTGGAGCTGTGGTGGGAGCTGTGATGTGGAGGAGAAGGCGCTCAG gtgggagaggagggagctaCGCTCAGGCTCCCA GCAGTGCCAGTGCCCAGGGCTCTGGTGTGTCTCTCACGGCTTCTAAAG cGTGA
- the LOC136387720 gene encoding saoe class I histocompatibility antigen, A alpha chain-like isoform X2: MGSPTFFLLLSGVLTPTWAGPHSLRYFITAVSRPGRAEPRYIDVGYVDDREFVRFDSDAASPRVEPRAPWMEQPWVEQEHPQYWDRSTRNSKSHQQIFREYLIVLRGYYNQSEDGSHTLQGMSGCEVAEDRRLLREYSQFAYDGTDYLALNEDLRSWTAADAAAQITRRRWEEIGEAERFRSYLEGECVEWLRLYLEKGKETLQRADPPKAHVTHHPISDCEVTLRCWALGFYPADITLTWQRDGQDLTQDMELVETRPVGDGSFQKWAAVGVHPGEEQSYTCHVQHKGLPEPLTLRWGPPQATIPTVDTVAVLVLLGAVVTGAVVGAVMWRRRRSGGRGGSYAQAPSSASAQGSGVSLTASKA; encoded by the exons ATGGGGTCCCCAACCTTCTTCCTGCTGCTCTCGGGGGTCCTGACCCCGACCTGGGCCG gtCCCCACTCCCTGAGATATTTCATCACCGCCGTGTCCCGGCCCGGCCGCGCGGAGCCCCGGTACATCGATGTCGGCTACGTGGACGACAGGGAGTTCGTGCGGTTCGACAGCGACGCCGCGAGCCCGAGGGTGGAGCCGCGGGCGCCGTGGATGGAGCAGCCGTGGGTGGAGCAGGAGCACCCGCAGTATTGGGACCGGAGCACGCGGAACTCCAAGAGCCACCAACAGATTTTCCGAGAGTACCTGATCGTCCTGCGCGGCTACTACAACCAGAGCGAGGACG GGTCTCACACCCTCCAGGGGATGTCTGGTTGCGAAGTGGCCGAGGACCGGCGCCTCCTCCGCGAGTACAGTCAGTTCGCCTACGACGGTACCGACTATCTCGCCCTGAACGAGGACCTGCGCTCCTGGACGGCGGCCGACGCGGCGGCTCAGATCACCCGGCGCAGGTGGGAGGAGATCGGTGAGGCTGAGCGCTTCAGGAGCTACCTGGAGGGGGAGTGCGTGGAGTGGCTCCGCCTTTacctggaaaaggggaaggagacgctGCAGCGCGCAG ACCCCCCAAAGGCACACGTGacccaccaccccatctctgactgtgaggtcaccctgaggtgctgggccctgggcttctaCCCTGCGGACATCACCCTGACCTGGCAGCGTGATGGGCAGGACCTGACCCAGGACATGGAGCTTGTGGAGACCAGGCCTGTGGGGGACGGGAGCTTCCAGAAGTGGGCGGCCGTGGGGGTGCAccctggagaggagcagagctacACGTGCCATGTGCAGCACAAGGGGCTGCCTGAGCCCCTGAccctgagatggg gGCCTCCTCAGGCCACCATCCCCACTGTGGACACCGTTGCTGTCCTGGTCCTCCTTGGAGCTGTGGTCACTGGAGCTGTGGTGGGAGCTGTGATGTGGAGGAGAAGGCGCTCAG gtgggagaggagggagctaCGCTCAGGCTCCCA GCAGTGCCAGTGCCCAGGGCTCTGGTGTGTCTCTCACGGCTTCTAAAG cGTGA